AGCCGCCCGACAGAATGTCCGGCAGCTTGAAATTGAGACCGTCGTCGCCGCCGGTAATATCCGACAGTTGCGATGCCAGCGTCTGGAATGCAGACGCCACGGCCAGCGTAATCATCGCAAAAAAAATCGCCCGCACACGCAGGGAAAAGAGACCCACCGCCAGCGCTAGCACAAACGACAGCACCAGCGAACCCGCGAGCCCGATACCCACGGCTTCCCATGTAGGGCCGAAACGCGTGCAGGCGATGGCGATGCCGTATGCCCCAATGCCGAAGAACATGGTGTGGGCAAAGCTGACGATGCCGGTATAACCCAGCAGCAGGTCGAAACTTGCGACCAGCACCAGGAACACCAGCACCTTGGCCGCGACGCTCAGGGCCTTTACCCCGGGAAAAATGAACGGCGCAAATGCCAGCGCCAGTAGCAGCAGGACCAGCACCACGGCCAGGATGCGGCTGCGCGGATAGTCACCGGAAAGTATGCGATTTAGCATCAAGACCCCTACCTGTTCACAACCGGGTAAACGCCCTGGGGCCGCCACAACAATACCGCGGCCATCAAGGCGATATTTGAAAACAGGGCAACTTTTGGCGCGAGAAAACCGGTGTAGTTGGCCATCAGTCCCACCAATAGCGCGCCGATCAATGCGCCGCCGGTGGATCCCAGCCCGCCGATGATGATGACGATGAAGATCAGCACGTTGACCTGCGCGCCGATTTGCGGAATGACGTTCTGCTGATATAGCCCCCACATGACGCCACCGAGTCCCGCCAGCGCGCTGCCGACGACAAACACCGCTACAAACAGGCGCCGGATACGATAGCCCAGCGCTTCCACCATTTCCCGATCCTGCACGCCGGCGCGGATCAATAGACCGATCTTGGTGCGCCCCAGCGTCCATGCCAGGCCGCCAAAAACCGCGAGCCCCACCACCACTGCGAACAGCCGGTATTTCTCGATCGCCGCGTCGCCGAGCAGGATGGCGCCACGCATGCCTTCCGGCAGCGGAAGCGGAATCTGCTGCGGGCCCCAAATCACCTTGATCAGCTCTTCGCCGATGATCATGCCGCCCATGGTGATGAGGATCTGTTTGAGATGCTGGCCGTACACCGGTCGCACAATGAAGCGTTCGAACGCGAGGCCGACGGCGCCGGCCACCAGCATGGCAATCAGCATCGCCGGAAACACCGCTACCAGATTGCGCCACAGTGAGTGCGATCCGGTCCAGTCACCCATCGCACCCAGCACGCTGGTGGCGACAAAGGCGCCAAGGGCGATGAACACGCCATGACCGAAATTCAGCACGTCCATCAGACCGAACACCAGTGTGAGGCCAGAGGCGATGATGAAGATGATCATGCCCATCGCAAGTCCTGCAACGGTCAGCGTGATCCAGGTTGAGCCGGACCCGACCAATGGCAACGCCAGCAGCGCCAGCACCGGCACCAGCGCCAATGGCTGCCAATCGAAATCCCGCCAGGGAGTCATAGCGCCAGCCCCAGTAATGAGCGCTGCAACACTTCATCTTCGGCAAGCGCCTGCATGGCGCCGCTGTGCACCACCCGGCCGTCATCCATGATCGCGACGCTGTCGCCAAGGCGCTTGGCAAAATTGATGTTCTGCTCCACCAGCAGTATCGTCACGCCGCCGGCCTTGAGTTCGGCAAACGCGTCGATCATATTGTTGATGATCGCCGGGGCGAGGCCCTTGCTGGGTTCATCGACAATCAACAATTCGCGCGGCTCGACAATGGCGCGCGCCACTGCGAGCATTTGTTTCTGCCCCCCGGACAATTTGCCGGCGGGATATGACCAGAACGTCTCCACCGCCGGAAAGAGAGAAAAGATCCATTTCAGGCGCGTATCGTCCATGTCGCTCGCGCGCGTGGCGCCGCGCGCGGCGAGGAGCATGTTTTCTTTCACGGTGAGGTCTGAAAAAATTCCCATGGTTTCGGGAACATAGGCAATATTGAGCCCGGCAATTTGCGGCGTGCTCATGGCGGCAATGTCCTCTCCAGAAAATACGATCCGGCCGGCAGATGCGCGCCACAAGCCCATGATGGTCCGAAGTGTGGTGGTCTTGCCGGCGCCGTTGCGGCCGAGTAGCATCGTGAGCTTGCCGCGCGGCACGACCAAATCCACGCCGTGCAGGATGTGATACGCACCGATATTGGTGTGCACCGCTTCGAGCACGAGCAGGGCATCACTCATGCGGCAACCCTGGCCACGCCCAGGTACGCTTCCTGCACGATGGGTGACGCGATCACTGCCGCCGGTTCTCCATCGGCTACCAGCGTGCCGTTGTGCAACACGATGATACGGTCCGCCAGTTCACGCACCACATCCATTTTGTGCTCCACCAGCAAAATCGTTTTGCTTTTGTCTTCCCTCAGTCGCCGAATCAGGTTGAGCACCGCCGGCATTTCATCGGCGCTCATGCCCGCGGTCGGTTCATCGAACATGAATACCTGTGATTCGAGCGCCATGAGCATCGCCACTTCCAGCTTGCGCTGGTCGCCGTGTGGCAGGCTTGAGACGTCATTGTGCGATTTGTCGATCAATGAAACCGATTCGAGGATTTCCTCCGCGCGTGCGGTCAGCGCCGCATGATCGCTCCAGATGGTCCACAGGTTCAGCCCATGGCGATGCGGGCCCTTGCGTGTGGCCTGCACGGCGAGGCGCACATTTTCCAGCACGCTGAGATGCGGGAACAGGTTTGTCAGCTGGAACGCGCGGCCGAGTCCCGCACGGGTACGCGCCGACGCGGATTTATTCGACAGGTCCTGACCGTTCAGCATCACACGGCCACTGGTCGCTTTCAACTGGCCGGAAATCAGGTTGAAGTATGTGGTCTTGCCGGCGCCGTTGGGGCCGACGATTGCCGTCAGCGTCCCCGGATGAAACTCGCAGGACACGGCGTTCACCGCAATGTGGCCACCGAAGCGAACGGTCAATTTCGATGTCGTCAGCAAGCCCAAGGTGGCCCCGCAGGCAGCGTTCAGCGCGCGGCGCTTGCGGGAGACGCCGGCTTTTCAGCCGCGCCGCCGCGGGAAAGATGCTCGACCATCGCCATGATAGCCACCAACTGCGGCCCGGATTTCTTCGCGTGGCTGGCATCGTCATAGCCCCACCAGTCCCAGCAACTGTTGGTGGCCTTCTGGCTGGTTTGCGGATACAGGACAACGATGTTGTTTGCGTCCGCCCAGCGGTTGTAACCGGCATTGCGGACAAACTCCTGACCGATGTCGGCCGTATTCTGTTTGCAACCGTGCAGCGCCACATGGAGGCGGCAGGTTGCGCCCGATGCGCAGGCTTTGGGGACAAACACCCATCCCGTGGCTGCCATGCCGTGAGCCGTTACGAATGCCGTCTGGTCGAACTCCGTGAAGGCGCCGGCGAGAGTGTCCCTGGTGCGCGGAACCAGCGAGCCGTACAGGTGCTGAAACATGGCGCCTGCCAGGTCAAAGTTACAATTATTGATGAAGGGCAATATTTTGGTCAGACATGCGGCGCCATAGTCGTCTGTCACCATCGCGTGCTCGACCTCAATATCATTCTTGTAAAGGATGTTCGACGCCGGCATGAAGTTTTGATAGTAAGCCAGCAAGTCGCTGGAAGTTGACTGACCGACCACGCTGTCCCTGGCGCCTGAGAACACGTATGCCCTGGAGTTGGACAAATTGGCCGTTGGATCAATCAGGCCGCTCTTCGCCCATTCATTGGTGGTCTTCACCAGGTCGGCAACGGGGATGGCGGCGCGGCCCAGGCAACGTACGATTGCGTGGAGCACCGATCCTTCGGCGCAGTTGTAGGGGCCGCCGGCCACCACGCCGACACCTTTCTTGAAGGTGCCGGAATACGCGACGTGCAACTGCACCGCCATGTAGCCGCCGGATGAAATGCCCGACACCGTCGTCTGCGATTTGTCGATCGCGAGTTGCGGCAGGGGCGCCGCAATCGCGGCCCCGGCAAATAGTAGTGCAAATATGGGGACGCGGGAAAAAAGGGAACGCTTCATTTTCATCTCCTGAATCGTGAACACTGCTTCATGCGAATAACCCGAGCCGCCCGGTTTTGGCATTAAGGCCACGCAACCTCGTCGGTGTTCATCGCTTGTTGCGGATTGGCACATTCATTTCATCCGCCTTGATCTCACGAACCAGTTCCGGCACTGCCCAGGCGAGCGCGGGATCGACCTTGATCCGGAAGTGATACATGCTCTGCAGCGCCTGATGATCTTCCTTGCGGAACGTCATCTTTCCTTTTGGCGTATCGAAGCTCATGCCTTCCATTGCACTGATGAGCGATTCGGTTCGGGCGTCGCCATTGGTCTTCTTAAGCGCAGTGACAAGAGACATTGCCGCCGCGAAACCACCGGCCGTGAAAAAATCTGGCGGGGACTTGAACTTGGCCTGATGACGCTTTACGAGTTCGTCATTCAGCGGATTGTTGGGGATACCGTAATAGTAATAGGTTGCCCCCTCCATCCCGGGGAAATTCTTGTACGCTGCCATGGCAGGCAGAATATTTCCTCCCGTGACGATTTCGATGCCGTGCCTCTTCAGGTCAAGGTCGGCAATCTTGAAAGGATTGCCCGCGCCGGCCCAGGAGATCCAGATAAGTTTCCGGCCGGGCAAGTTGCGAAGCTTGTCTATCAGGCGCTGCGCACCGGCGGTGAAGTCGGTGGTGGTGGCAGGCAGGTATTCTTCGTGAACGATCTTCGCGATCTTGATTGCGTCCCTGAACGCCTTGACGCCATCGCGGCCAAACGCATTGTCCTGCGCAAGCGTGGCAATGCTGACGCCCGCCTTGTCCTGCGCGACGGCGTTGGAAATTGCATCCTGTGAACTGTTGCGGCCCGTGCGGAAGACATATCGGTTCCACTTGTCGCCGGTAATCGAATCCGCGACGGCGGGTTCCACCAACAGTATTTTCTTGTATTCCTCAGCCACGGGAAGCAGGGCAAGCGTCGCGCCAGAGCCGGTGGCACCCACGGCGATATCTGCTTTGTCGTCGGCATAAGCCGCAGCCAATTGCGCCTTGGCGACGTCAGGCTTGCCCTGGCTGTCGCGCTCCAGCACGACGAGTTTTCTGCTGCCAAGCGTCATTGTGCCTGCGGTTGCATAGTCGAGGCCCATCAGGAATCCAGTCTGCGTTTGCCTGAAGTAAGCTTCGAGCGGCCCGGTCTTGTCATAGATGAGGGCGATGCGAATGTCTGTCGGCTGCGCAAGCCCAATCCCGCTGGCGAAGAGCGCGGGCAACATAATCCAGGAACGAACATTCATTGGCGGGTCTCCTCCTTTTTATTCCGTTGGCAACGCCGCGCTTCAACGTCGCGTTTGCACGCCGCTCTTGCACACCATCGCGCATGCATTTTAGCGGCGTGCCGACGGCGACAGTGCGGCGCGCCTCCAAACTGTCTTGCACTTCCGCAAATTCTTTGTTACGATTAATTCACCAACTAATGAATTTTACCGGGACTTTGCCCGAATCGACAAGTTTTTGCGATTCATTACGCAAAAAACCCCGGGAAGTGATCCATCAAAAAACCCCAGCGGAGGAGAGAGACATGAAACTGAAGACCATGAGTATTGCCATTGCCGCCCTGTTTGTCGGCGCAGGATCGGTATCCGCTCAGCAGGCGCCGGCCAGCAATCCTGCCACCGCCAAGGCGGACGACAGCGAAAAAGTCGAAACTGTCACGGTGACCGCGCGGCGGCGTGAAGAGTTGATACAGGACGTTCCGGGCGCAGTCAGTGCCTTTTCCGGCGCGGCGCTTGAAAAAGCAGGCGTTCCGGATATTACCGGCCTGGCAGACTTGGTGCCCAATACCACGCTAAAAACATCGAGGGCGACAAATACGACGCTGACGGCGTTCATTCGCGGCATCGGTCAACAGGATCCGGTGGCGGGATATGAGCAGGGCGTTGGCATATATCTGGACGATATTTACCTGGCGCGCCCGCAGGGCGCCCTGACGGATATTTACGATCTTGATCGCATAGAAGTCCTGCGCGGCCCGCAGGGTACGCTTTACGGACGCAACACGATTGGTGGCGCGGTCAAATACATTACACGCAAGATTTCCGACAAAGCCGAGGTGAGCGTCAAGGCGACCTTCGGCAGCTATAGCGAAAAGGACCTGGTCGTCAAAGGCAGCCTTCCCATTACGGACACCTTCAGGCTGGGCGCGACGGTCGCTTCCTTCAATCGCGACGGATTCGGCAAGAATGTCGTTAACGGCACCGACAACTACAACAAGGATGTTTTGGCGGGCCGTGTCAGCGCCGAGTTCACGCCAACAACCGCGCTGTTCATCCGCTTTGCGGCGGATCGCACGGTCGACGATTCGCTTCCCAAACAAGGTTATCGCCTGACGTCTGGCCCGGCGCCGACAAACTTGCCGGTACTCGACGGCAATTACGACACGCGCGCCAATCTTTATTCCGTGCTCGGAAACGCTCAAAAAGTGACCACCCATGGTGAATCGCTGCTTGTTGATTGGACGATCGATTCAGCACTGTCATTCAAATCGATCACCGCAAGCCGCGCAGATAAATCCTACGCGCCGATCGATTTCGATTCGCTGAATACGCCGCTTTTTGAAGCGCCTGCGATCTATACAAACAAACAACGCAGCCAGGAATTCCAGTTCACGTACACGGGTGCAAAGTGGCAGGGCGTTGCAGGCGTCTACTACATGAAAGCAAACGCGTTCAACGAATTTGACGTGTTGTATAACGCTGCGGGCGGATTGTCCCTCTATACGCGCGACGATATAGACACCAAGACCTGGGCCGCGTTTGCCGATGCCAGCTACAGTGTTTCGGACACATTCAATATCAACCTCGGTGGACGCTACACGAATGACCAGCGCGAGGCGGCGATCTACAAGAGAACCTATCTTGGACTGATCGGATCCCCCACGCTCGGCAACCCGGCGGCCGTTGGCCTCGCGGTCAATACGGATATGAGCAAGAGTGACCTGAATCGGACCGATACCAAATTCACCCCCAAGATCGGTTTCGGCTGGAAGTTTGCCCGGGAGCACAACCTCTATGCGTCCTACGCGGAAGGATTCAAGGGCGGATTCTTCGATCCACGCATGGACTTGGGAGGGATCCCCACCAGTGCGACTTCGCTTGAAAAACGCAAAGGGGTTGAGCCCGAAGAGGTCAAGACCTATGAGTTGGGCCTTAAGTCGACGTTCAACGGCGGCCGGATTCAGACCAATGCCGCCGTGTTCCACACGGACTACAGCAATGTCCAGATTCCAGGCTCGATTCCCACTTTTAACGCCAGCGGCGTCGTCACGGGATTTGCCGGAAACGTGACCAATGCCGGCAAAGCCACGATCAAAGGCCTTGAACTGGAGGCGCTGGCGCGCATCACGGATGCCTTCACGGTGAGCGGCATGGTCGGTTACATCGACGCCAAATACAAGGAATGGATCGTTGCCAACGGGCTTACGGGCAGCGCGGCGGCCCTGATCAACGTTGCGGGCTCGGCAGAGTTCCAAAACACGCCGAAGAAGTCTGCCAACATCACGGCGACCTACGAATGGCCGCTCGCGATGTTCGGCAGAGATGGCGGACTGGCCTGGGGTAACAGCCTGTCTTACAAGAGCCAGGCGTATCAGACGGAATTCACACGTCCGACCGGCATTGCGGCGACTGACGCGTTGATACCGGCGAATCTGATGCTGGCGCAACCGGGGTACACGTTGTGGGATGCCAACCTGGTGTGGACCAGCAAGGATCGCAAGGTCCAGGTAGGACTGAATGGTCGCAACCTGACGGACAAACGCTACAAGGTCGCCGGCTACAACTTCGTTTCGTTCTTCAATACGGTCACGGCCTTCTACGGTGATCCGCGTGTGGTCAAGGCCACCGTCACCCTGAAGTTTTAGGGCTACTTGCCGGCGGCTCGCGGGCCGCCGGTTTTCTTCTTGGGCAGCCCATCGGCACGCACACAAACGCTACGGAAGCCCGCCGCACAATACTCGACCATGCGCGGTTCGATCGAGGCCAGATCATCCGATCGGCAGAGTCCACCACTGAGCCG
The DNA window shown above is from Betaproteobacteria bacterium and carries:
- a CDS encoding TonB-dependent receptor, with the translated sequence MKLKTMSIAIAALFVGAGSVSAQQAPASNPATAKADDSEKVETVTVTARRREELIQDVPGAVSAFSGAALEKAGVPDITGLADLVPNTTLKTSRATNTTLTAFIRGIGQQDPVAGYEQGVGIYLDDIYLARPQGALTDIYDLDRIEVLRGPQGTLYGRNTIGGAVKYITRKISDKAEVSVKATFGSYSEKDLVVKGSLPITDTFRLGATVASFNRDGFGKNVVNGTDNYNKDVLAGRVSAEFTPTTALFIRFAADRTVDDSLPKQGYRLTSGPAPTNLPVLDGNYDTRANLYSVLGNAQKVTTHGESLLVDWTIDSALSFKSITASRADKSYAPIDFDSLNTPLFEAPAIYTNKQRSQEFQFTYTGAKWQGVAGVYYMKANAFNEFDVLYNAAGGLSLYTRDDIDTKTWAAFADASYSVSDTFNINLGGRYTNDQREAAIYKRTYLGLIGSPTLGNPAAVGLAVNTDMSKSDLNRTDTKFTPKIGFGWKFAREHNLYASYAEGFKGGFFDPRMDLGGIPTSATSLEKRKGVEPEEVKTYELGLKSTFNGGRIQTNAAVFHTDYSNVQIPGSIPTFNASGVVTGFAGNVTNAGKATIKGLELEALARITDAFTVSGMVGYIDAKYKEWIVANGLTGSAAALINVAGSAEFQNTPKKSANITATYEWPLAMFGRDGGLAWGNSLSYKSQAYQTEFTRPTGIAATDALIPANLMLAQPGYTLWDANLVWTSKDRKVQVGLNGRNLTDKRYKVAGYNFVSFFNTVTAFYGDPRVVKATVTLKF
- a CDS encoding branched-chain amino acid ABC transporter permease, producing MTPWRDFDWQPLALVPVLALLALPLVGSGSTWITLTVAGLAMGMIIFIIASGLTLVFGLMDVLNFGHGVFIALGAFVATSVLGAMGDWTGSHSLWRNLVAVFPAMLIAMLVAGAVGLAFERFIVRPVYGQHLKQILITMGGMIIGEELIKVIWGPQQIPLPLPEGMRGAILLGDAAIEKYRLFAVVVGLAVFGGLAWTLGRTKIGLLIRAGVQDREMVEALGYRIRRLFVAVFVVGSALAGLGGVMWGLYQQNVIPQIGAQVNVLIFIVIIIGGLGSTGGALIGALLVGLMANYTGFLAPKVALFSNIALMAAVLLWRPQGVYPVVNR
- a CDS encoding ABC transporter ATP-binding protein; the encoded protein is MSDALLVLEAVHTNIGAYHILHGVDLVVPRGKLTMLLGRNGAGKTTTLRTIMGLWRASAGRIVFSGEDIAAMSTPQIAGLNIAYVPETMGIFSDLTVKENMLLAARGATRASDMDDTRLKWIFSLFPAVETFWSYPAGKLSGGQKQMLAVARAIVEPRELLIVDEPSKGLAPAIINNMIDAFAELKAGGVTILLVEQNINFAKRLGDSVAIMDDGRVVHSGAMQALAEDEVLQRSLLGLAL
- a CDS encoding ABC transporter ATP-binding protein; this translates as MLTTSKLTVRFGGHIAVNAVSCEFHPGTLTAIVGPNGAGKTTYFNLISGQLKATSGRVMLNGQDLSNKSASARTRAGLGRAFQLTNLFPHLSVLENVRLAVQATRKGPHRHGLNLWTIWSDHAALTARAEEILESVSLIDKSHNDVSSLPHGDQRKLEVAMLMALESQVFMFDEPTAGMSADEMPAVLNLIRRLREDKSKTILLVEHKMDVVRELADRIIVLHNGTLVADGEPAAVIASPIVQEAYLGVARVAA
- a CDS encoding substrate-binding domain-containing protein, producing MNVRSWIMLPALFASGIGLAQPTDIRIALIYDKTGPLEAYFRQTQTGFLMGLDYATAGTMTLGSRKLVVLERDSQGKPDVAKAQLAAAYADDKADIAVGATGSGATLALLPVAEEYKKILLVEPAVADSITGDKWNRYVFRTGRNSSQDAISNAVAQDKAGVSIATLAQDNAFGRDGVKAFRDAIKIAKIVHEEYLPATTTDFTAGAQRLIDKLRNLPGRKLIWISWAGAGNPFKIADLDLKRHGIEIVTGGNILPAMAAYKNFPGMEGATYYYYGIPNNPLNDELVKRHQAKFKSPPDFFTAGGFAAAMSLVTALKKTNGDARTESLISAMEGMSFDTPKGKMTFRKEDHQALQSMYHFRIKVDPALAWAVPELVREIKADEMNVPIRNKR